In Pajaroellobacter abortibovis, the following are encoded in one genomic region:
- a CDS encoding transglycosylase SLT domain-containing protein, whose protein sequence is MSILCTSGFVFSFLDCLEAFLLRSLWITYGTIRRREDRTDGIDMVGVWKRIGIIWGLGLCAMACHPGSKRTLQKVEASLLVSPSPSSIPPEFHLHLPPVTTSPYPLPSLDWSLDHPGLAEVKEHWEKREFEQAALALERIQEGDPSQERPVRCAEKYWLGRLYALAGYPLKSALAFSQIAMMSRVDPSSASCSSLRDYALVRVCQAYAQAGAIKEARAAFVDVKAIADVPLGLLQKAKIAMAESLQKRGDFSSALPLWHDVLAHSSSGQQKSKAHAFLAQGILQANSSPSLAALREVFDDASKVLIEAPSLAESSGMMSVRMKAWTLLKKKGIKLSAGWTWEERVQRARAWLDSGDYKRALKEGESILKENRTGKKSSPLLCRAALVVARAKPMKDPVTADAWGRAIALCAPYPEKIDALFGGAKASRRSGRLEEASVRYEALERLAPTHSYADDARFYRGLVALEKADTASFLSLMLSLPEAYPRGDMRGEALFRAALFHLAAKEWNEALPILQRLKEIENPNQPRVSWKDWIQIGRADYYMARVAEQLGNLEKAWTGYEQVISQYPFSYVMMQAYARLSAHSPERAQHTLERIFQKEGVGIFPTKSHPEFDLPSYQRAMRLLEVGELELAQDEWSRAGVLSATVDPEVFLSTIRLYMQAYAPEVGYELLKTLPSFANLQHYPVGWWRIHGEVAYPRAFQKWVEREARNQKIPPAWIWAIMREESSFNPKAKSPADAFGLMQFIMPTAQKIAKEIQLPVKIEEATLFRPEVSIALGARYLANLKVAFTPHLALMIGSYNAGENAVGQWLRRDFPLDTDLWIEHIPYEETRNYVKRVLASMGAYLFLYEPESLAGLWNCPLRFDPSSLQGKGGGRS, encoded by the coding sequence ATGTCTATTCTTTGCACGAGTGGCTTTGTATTTAGCTTTCTGGATTGTCTAGAGGCTTTTCTTCTTCGAAGTCTGTGGATAACATATGGAACGATCCGACGCAGAGAGGATAGGACAGACGGGATAGATATGGTTGGCGTATGGAAGCGGATAGGCATAATTTGGGGACTGGGTCTGTGCGCGATGGCGTGTCATCCAGGAAGTAAAAGAACTCTCCAAAAGGTGGAGGCCTCTCTTCTAGTGTCCCCCTCTCCTTCCTCCATTCCTCCCGAATTTCATCTGCATCTTCCTCCTGTTACTACTTCTCCCTATCCTCTTCCTTCCTTGGATTGGTCTCTCGATCATCCAGGGCTGGCGGAGGTTAAGGAACATTGGGAAAAGCGAGAATTTGAGCAAGCGGCGCTTGCTCTTGAGCGGATTCAGGAAGGAGATCCTTCCCAAGAGAGGCCAGTCAGATGTGCAGAGAAGTATTGGTTAGGGCGCCTGTATGCTCTTGCGGGATATCCACTGAAGTCGGCGCTTGCTTTTTCTCAAATCGCCATGATGAGTCGAGTGGATCCGTCCTCTGCTTCCTGCTCTTCTCTCCGAGACTATGCTCTTGTCAGAGTCTGTCAGGCCTATGCACAGGCAGGCGCTATAAAAGAAGCTCGGGCTGCTTTTGTCGACGTGAAAGCAATTGCAGATGTACCTCTTGGGCTCTTACAGAAGGCCAAAATAGCCATGGCGGAATCATTGCAGAAGCGGGGTGATTTCTCTTCTGCTCTCCCTCTTTGGCATGATGTGCTTGCTCATTCCTCTTCTGGGCAGCAGAAATCCAAGGCGCATGCCTTTCTTGCCCAAGGGATATTGCAGGCGAACTCGTCCCCTTCGCTTGCTGCGCTTCGTGAGGTTTTTGATGATGCTTCGAAGGTCCTGATAGAGGCTCCTTCTCTCGCAGAATCCTCTGGCATGATGTCAGTCCGGATGAAGGCATGGACTCTCCTTAAAAAGAAGGGGATCAAGTTGAGCGCAGGTTGGACATGGGAAGAGAGAGTCCAGCGAGCTAGGGCATGGTTGGATTCAGGGGATTATAAGCGCGCTCTCAAAGAGGGGGAATCGATTTTAAAAGAGAACCGTACTGGAAAGAAGTCCTCACCTCTTCTTTGTAGGGCGGCGCTAGTAGTGGCTCGCGCTAAACCTATGAAAGATCCTGTTACAGCTGATGCATGGGGTAGGGCGATCGCTCTCTGTGCTCCGTACCCTGAGAAGATCGATGCTCTGTTTGGAGGTGCTAAGGCCAGCCGTCGAAGCGGCAGGTTGGAGGAAGCGTCTGTTCGGTATGAGGCTCTCGAACGACTAGCTCCCACCCATTCGTATGCAGATGATGCCCGTTTTTATCGTGGGCTAGTCGCTTTGGAGAAAGCAGATACTGCATCTTTCCTGTCTCTCATGCTTTCTCTTCCTGAGGCGTATCCGCGCGGAGATATGAGAGGAGAGGCTCTTTTTCGTGCTGCTCTGTTTCATCTGGCCGCAAAGGAATGGAACGAGGCGCTCCCCATTTTACAGCGTCTGAAAGAAATCGAGAATCCCAACCAACCTCGGGTCTCTTGGAAAGACTGGATACAAATAGGACGAGCGGACTATTATATGGCGCGTGTTGCTGAACAACTAGGGAATCTGGAAAAGGCATGGACTGGCTATGAACAGGTGATTTCCCAGTACCCCTTCTCCTATGTGATGATGCAGGCCTATGCGCGTCTCTCCGCCCACTCTCCTGAACGGGCACAACACACACTTGAGCGCATTTTTCAGAAAGAGGGGGTAGGCATTTTCCCAACGAAGTCTCACCCTGAATTTGACCTCCCTTCCTATCAGCGTGCCATGCGGCTTCTGGAAGTAGGGGAGCTAGAACTTGCTCAAGATGAGTGGAGCAGGGCAGGTGTTCTCTCTGCTACTGTCGATCCAGAGGTCTTTTTATCCACCATTCGACTGTACATGCAAGCCTATGCGCCGGAAGTCGGGTATGAACTTTTAAAAACGCTTCCTTCTTTTGCCAATCTTCAGCACTATCCTGTGGGGTGGTGGCGAATCCATGGAGAAGTGGCCTACCCGCGTGCCTTTCAAAAATGGGTTGAACGCGAGGCGAGAAACCAGAAAATCCCGCCAGCCTGGATCTGGGCAATTATGCGTGAGGAATCCTCCTTCAATCCGAAAGCCAAAAGTCCTGCGGATGCCTTTGGCTTAATGCAATTTATCATGCCTACCGCGCAGAAGATAGCTAAAGAAATTCAGCTGCCTGTCAAGATAGAAGAAGCCACCCTATTTCGTCCGGAGGTGTCGATTGCATTGGGAGCTAGGTATCTAGCAAATTTGAAAGTAGCGTTTACACCTCACTTAGCCTTGATGATCGGATCGTACAATGCTGGTGAGAATGCAGTCGGCCAGTGGCTTCGCAGGGATTTTCCTCTGGACACAGATTTATGGATTGAACATATTCCATACGAAGAGACGAGAAATTATGTCAAACGAGTGTTGGCGAGCATGGGTGCCTATCTTTTTCTCTACGAACCAGAATCCTTAGCTGGCTTGTGGAATTGTCCGTTGCGTTTCGATCCTTCTTCACTGCAGGGCAAGGGTGGCGGTCGTTCTTAA
- the carB gene encoding carbamoyl-phosphate synthase large subunit, which yields MPRRNEIEKIVILGAGPIIIGQACEFDYSGTQGVKALREEGYEVILVNSNPATIMTDPELVKRTYIEALDWKVVTAILKRERPQALLPTLGGQVALNIALKLEKEGVLRDLYIEMLGVSPQSIEKAEDRALFKASMEKIGLTCPKAMVVHSFQEACAAVSEIGFPMILRPSFTLGGSGGGIVQHRGEFEEKVKWALSQSPVSQLLVEESVIGWKEFELEVMCDRAGNFIVVCTIESLDPMGVHTGDSITVVPAMTLTDREYQKLRDAAVAIVKEVGLESGGANVQFAVSPHDGLMHVIEMNPRVSRSSALASKATGYPVAKIAAKLAVGFTLDELQNDITKTSAAFEPTLDYVVVKWPRFAFEKFPGADTTLGTQMKSVGEVMGIGRTFPEALQKAARSLEIGKDGLVSLLNEWGNSFAPKEQKGAVDAAVAGDVQSPSSEHLEKQEELKARLRELVSIPSASRLFYVGDAMRMEFTDAELVSLTHIDPWFLKQIRRIIEVEACVRASSLSEYWMRECKRLGFSDRQLALLLQKDEEEIRALRKQQGITPVYHKVDTCAAEFVAHTPYLYSTYETESEAAPQDNKKKIVILGGGPNRIGQGIEFDYCCVHAVQSLRELGFETVMINCNPETVSTDYDTADRLYFEPLSLEDVLGILEEEKPQGVIVQFGGQTPLKLAVPLEKRGVKLLGTGADAIDRAEDRERFEALLNKLSLHRPNNGIARTVQEAVEVAESIGYPVLVRPSYVLGGRAMTITYTREELVNFARDAVEVARDVGSSTILVDEFLRDAIEVDVDCISDCKRVVIGGVLQHIEEAGIHSGDSSVVIPPYSLSPEIVLSLEEQSRMLALELGVVGLVNVQFAIKGGKIYVLEVNPRASRTIPFVSKATGLPLAKIAAKLMVGCTLDDLGIHDTPLPRHVAVKQSVFPFAKFSGTDIILGPEMRSTGEVMGISNTFARAFGKAMSASGLEIALSLTPNQPRVAFISVKDEDKPVACIIARRLRALGFNIYATRGTCAALERARVPVELIRKVNEGSPHLLDAIQSGQIALVINTTLGAKEVRDSYSLRRYTLLANIPYFTTIAAALAACDALEAVKDDAEIHVYSLHEWLCI from the coding sequence ATGCCAAGGCGTAATGAAATTGAGAAGATCGTTATTCTCGGTGCGGGTCCTATTATTATTGGTCAGGCGTGTGAGTTTGATTATTCCGGTACCCAAGGGGTCAAAGCACTTCGGGAAGAAGGTTATGAGGTGATCCTTGTCAATTCCAATCCGGCAACGATCATGACGGATCCTGAGTTGGTCAAGCGTACCTATATTGAAGCGTTGGACTGGAAGGTGGTCACCGCTATTTTGAAGCGTGAGCGGCCCCAAGCGTTGCTGCCGACGTTAGGAGGACAGGTCGCCTTGAATATTGCGCTCAAGCTGGAAAAAGAAGGGGTCTTAAGAGATCTTTACATCGAGATGTTGGGGGTTTCTCCTCAATCCATTGAAAAGGCGGAGGACCGAGCCCTTTTTAAAGCTTCCATGGAAAAGATTGGGTTAACTTGCCCGAAGGCGATGGTGGTGCACTCGTTCCAGGAGGCTTGTGCAGCAGTTTCTGAAATAGGATTTCCGATGATCCTGCGCCCTTCCTTTACGTTGGGAGGGAGTGGGGGAGGAATCGTTCAGCATCGAGGGGAGTTTGAAGAGAAAGTGAAATGGGCGCTTTCGCAATCGCCTGTTTCACAGCTTTTAGTGGAAGAGAGTGTGATCGGGTGGAAGGAATTTGAATTGGAGGTTATGTGTGACCGAGCGGGCAACTTCATTGTTGTTTGCACCATTGAAAGCCTTGACCCGATGGGCGTGCACACAGGGGATTCCATTACAGTGGTTCCTGCGATGACCTTGACGGATCGCGAATACCAAAAGCTGCGGGATGCGGCGGTTGCCATTGTGAAAGAAGTGGGGCTGGAATCCGGTGGAGCGAATGTCCAATTTGCTGTTTCCCCTCATGATGGTCTGATGCATGTCATCGAGATGAATCCGCGGGTGTCGCGCTCTAGCGCTTTGGCTTCTAAGGCAACAGGTTATCCGGTTGCCAAGATCGCTGCAAAGCTAGCGGTAGGCTTTACATTAGATGAATTGCAAAACGACATCACGAAGACCAGTGCTGCCTTTGAGCCGACACTGGATTATGTTGTCGTCAAATGGCCTCGGTTCGCTTTTGAGAAATTCCCAGGAGCCGATACAACATTAGGTACACAGATGAAGAGTGTGGGGGAAGTGATGGGGATCGGGAGGACGTTCCCGGAAGCTTTGCAAAAGGCTGCTCGTTCTCTTGAAATAGGAAAGGATGGTCTGGTTTCTCTTCTCAATGAGTGGGGGAATTCATTTGCGCCTAAAGAGCAAAAGGGGGCTGTGGATGCAGCAGTAGCAGGGGATGTACAGAGTCCTTCTTCTGAGCATTTAGAGAAACAGGAGGAGCTGAAGGCGCGATTGCGTGAGCTGGTGTCAATTCCGAGCGCGAGCCGTCTCTTTTATGTAGGTGATGCCATGCGCATGGAATTCACCGATGCGGAGCTAGTCTCTCTGACGCATATCGACCCGTGGTTTCTTAAGCAGATCCGCCGTATTATTGAAGTGGAGGCCTGTGTTCGCGCCTCTTCTTTGTCAGAGTACTGGATGCGGGAATGCAAGCGCTTGGGTTTCTCTGACCGCCAGCTCGCTCTTCTTCTTCAGAAGGATGAAGAGGAGATCCGAGCGCTTCGCAAACAGCAGGGAATTACCCCTGTCTACCATAAGGTGGATACCTGCGCTGCTGAATTCGTTGCGCATACTCCCTATTTATATTCTACCTATGAGACAGAAAGTGAGGCTGCTCCCCAGGACAATAAGAAGAAAATTGTCATTCTAGGAGGGGGTCCAAACCGTATTGGGCAAGGAATTGAATTTGATTACTGTTGTGTCCATGCTGTCCAATCGCTTCGCGAGCTCGGGTTTGAGACGGTTATGATCAACTGCAATCCGGAGACCGTTTCCACGGATTATGATACTGCGGACCGGCTCTATTTTGAGCCCTTGAGCTTGGAAGACGTTCTTGGGATCCTGGAAGAAGAAAAGCCGCAGGGGGTGATCGTCCAGTTCGGTGGGCAGACCCCTCTCAAATTAGCTGTTCCTCTTGAGAAGAGAGGGGTAAAGCTATTGGGGACAGGGGCGGATGCGATCGATCGAGCGGAAGATCGAGAGCGGTTTGAAGCCCTCTTGAATAAGTTGTCGTTGCATCGTCCCAACAATGGCATTGCCCGTACTGTCCAAGAAGCAGTGGAAGTTGCGGAATCGATTGGTTATCCCGTTCTTGTCCGTCCTAGCTATGTGCTTGGGGGTCGAGCCATGACGATTACTTACACCCGTGAGGAACTAGTCAATTTTGCGCGTGATGCGGTGGAAGTCGCGCGCGATGTGGGTTCTTCTACCATTCTGGTCGATGAGTTTTTGCGAGATGCCATCGAGGTCGATGTGGATTGCATTTCGGATTGCAAGCGAGTTGTCATCGGGGGGGTCTTGCAGCATATTGAAGAGGCAGGTATCCATTCGGGGGATTCTTCTGTAGTCATCCCTCCCTATTCACTAAGTCCTGAGATCGTGCTATCTCTTGAAGAACAATCTCGGATGTTGGCTTTGGAACTGGGGGTAGTCGGGTTGGTCAACGTTCAGTTCGCTATCAAAGGGGGGAAGATTTATGTCCTTGAGGTCAACCCCCGCGCTAGCCGTACCATCCCCTTTGTGTCCAAAGCGACGGGACTTCCTCTGGCGAAGATCGCTGCTAAGCTGATGGTCGGCTGCACCCTGGATGATCTCGGCATTCATGATACCCCCTTGCCAAGGCATGTGGCTGTCAAGCAGAGTGTGTTCCCCTTTGCTAAGTTCTCCGGGACGGATATTATCCTGGGTCCTGAAATGAGATCGACCGGGGAAGTGATGGGGATCTCGAATACCTTTGCTCGGGCTTTTGGGAAAGCCATGTCGGCCTCTGGTCTAGAAATTGCTCTCTCTCTTACTCCCAATCAACCCCGCGTCGCTTTCATCAGTGTCAAAGATGAAGATAAGCCTGTGGCCTGCATTATTGCACGTCGACTTCGAGCGTTAGGCTTCAACATCTATGCAACCCGAGGAACCTGCGCTGCACTGGAACGTGCCCGTGTCCCTGTTGAGTTGATTCGGAAGGTGAATGAGGGTTCACCTCATCTCCTCGATGCGATTCAAAGTGGCCAGATCGCGCTGGTTATTAATACAACTTTAGGTGCCAAAGAAGTACGGGATAGCTACTCTCTTCGAAGGTATACGCTGCTTGCTAATATCCCTTATTTTACTACAATCGCTGCTGCACTGGCAGCGTGCGATGCACTTGAAGCTGTAAAAGATGATGCGGAGATACATGTCTATTCTTTGCACGAGTGGCTTTGTATTTAG
- a CDS encoding protein kinase domain-containing protein encodes MSVSSSWGANRIDLTPHPSPEDLNAPVLPRSFHRFFLLKRLAQGGMGDVYLAATRGIKEAEFPCIVKTIRKAYTTDSSFLARFFDEARIQSQLNHSGVARVFEASVDENNQPYTVVEYVEGHSLSQVQRRAYLTGIRLDWTQAVAIALEIALALAYIHQRTNSNGTPLGIIHRDLSPQNIMISYAGEVKLIDFGTAHARNRHCETVAGTVFAKPGYVAPEVAREEKADQRVDLYALGIILWELCQGRRLVSGDPHKHLERISHGEIRIPPIANQIGAPPLLDHIVTQLTHNLPECRYANASLAVSDLARALATSGEKKAQNQIPTCCIANLMHILWPHEPRRSQAEFASLLGHAQGLQTDTPQEKIASSSKGEEPKSTMFLGTPYRLLGLFGKGGSSLVYKAEHQQLKRKVALKILKSNIAATGQGIAQFREEARVLAQFSHPNLPALFESGRSEDGWYYHAMEWIEGKSLDQILLHQGAIDWCEATRIIIEASKALEAAHAKGIIHGDIKPHHLLLTQQGEVKIIDFGVAAAFKLKEMQANNSSPPCSEPDFSLLGTPNYMAPEQIQGGSIQMEADLYALGCVLYHMITSTPPFAGATPLQILAKKLNQVPPSPSQYKPDGKIPRSLETVLLRTLERKPENRFRSARQLREALEAIHFPHHQETTSSRKNKTIASILGLAAMVLILVQLLHHNSSKSPSPQAIKETPITPPSATKVRKDRLEHDR; translated from the coding sequence ATGAGTGTCTCCTCATCGTGGGGTGCCAACCGAATTGATTTAACACCCCACCCCTCCCCAGAAGACCTGAATGCTCCTGTTCTCCCCCGCTCATTTCACCGCTTTTTTCTTTTAAAGCGCCTTGCTCAAGGGGGAATGGGAGATGTATACCTCGCTGCCACAAGAGGAATCAAAGAGGCAGAATTTCCCTGTATTGTTAAAACAATACGAAAAGCATACACCACAGACAGCTCTTTCCTCGCCCGCTTTTTCGACGAGGCCAGAATTCAATCCCAATTAAACCACTCAGGGGTCGCTCGTGTTTTTGAAGCCTCGGTGGACGAAAATAATCAGCCTTACACTGTAGTCGAATATGTCGAAGGGCATTCTCTCTCTCAGGTGCAACGTCGAGCTTATTTAACAGGAATACGTCTCGACTGGACGCAAGCGGTTGCTATCGCATTGGAAATTGCTCTTGCGCTGGCTTACATCCACCAACGCACCAACTCTAACGGCACTCCTCTAGGAATCATCCACCGCGATCTCAGCCCGCAGAACATCATGATCAGCTACGCTGGCGAAGTAAAATTAATTGATTTTGGCACAGCCCACGCTCGCAATCGGCACTGTGAAACAGTAGCCGGAACCGTTTTCGCAAAACCTGGCTACGTGGCTCCTGAAGTAGCCCGCGAAGAAAAAGCAGACCAGCGCGTTGACCTGTACGCTCTTGGAATTATTCTTTGGGAATTATGCCAAGGGCGCCGGCTGGTCAGTGGTGATCCACATAAGCACCTTGAACGGATAAGTCATGGTGAGATTCGCATCCCCCCTATTGCCAACCAGATCGGAGCCCCTCCCCTACTCGACCATATTGTTACTCAGCTCACTCATAATCTACCTGAATGCCGCTATGCCAACGCGAGCCTAGCTGTTTCAGACCTAGCTCGTGCGCTTGCAACCAGCGGGGAGAAAAAAGCACAAAATCAAATTCCAACATGCTGTATCGCCAATCTGATGCATATTCTCTGGCCTCATGAACCAAGACGTTCCCAAGCCGAATTCGCTAGTTTGCTCGGACATGCGCAAGGGCTTCAGACGGACACACCTCAAGAAAAAATAGCCTCGTCTTCCAAAGGGGAAGAACCGAAAAGCACTATGTTTCTTGGGACCCCATACCGTTTGCTAGGTCTATTCGGCAAAGGAGGGAGCAGTCTGGTCTATAAGGCAGAGCATCAACAACTCAAGCGCAAGGTAGCACTCAAGATTCTCAAGTCAAACATCGCGGCCACAGGTCAAGGGATTGCTCAATTTCGTGAAGAAGCACGCGTCTTAGCGCAATTTTCTCATCCCAACCTCCCAGCTCTTTTTGAATCCGGTCGTTCCGAAGATGGGTGGTATTACCATGCGATGGAATGGATCGAAGGGAAATCTCTGGATCAGATTCTCCTCCACCAAGGGGCTATCGATTGGTGTGAAGCAACGCGCATCATCATCGAAGCAAGCAAAGCTCTAGAAGCAGCTCACGCAAAGGGGATCATTCACGGAGATATCAAACCCCATCATCTCTTACTGACCCAACAAGGGGAGGTCAAAATCATCGACTTCGGAGTCGCCGCTGCATTCAAACTCAAAGAAATGCAAGCGAACAATTCCTCACCACCCTGCTCCGAACCTGATTTCTCCCTCTTAGGCACCCCCAACTACATGGCACCTGAACAAATTCAAGGGGGCTCTATCCAAATGGAGGCAGATCTGTACGCCTTAGGCTGTGTGCTTTATCATATGATCACCTCAACCCCCCCGTTTGCAGGAGCAACGCCACTCCAGATTCTTGCAAAGAAATTGAATCAAGTACCCCCTTCCCCAAGCCAATATAAGCCCGATGGGAAGATCCCCCGCTCGCTCGAGACAGTTCTCCTACGAACACTTGAACGAAAACCAGAAAATCGGTTTCGCTCAGCGAGGCAATTGCGAGAAGCGCTCGAAGCCATTCATTTTCCCCACCATCAAGAGACAACTTCCTCTCGGAAAAACAAAACCATTGCTAGCATCCTTGGACTCGCTGCCATGGTTCTTATCTTAGTCCAACTGCTGCATCACAACTCTTCCAAATCGCCCTCTCCCCAAGCGATCAAGGAGACCCCTATCACTCCCCCCTCAGCGACTAAGGTTCGCAAAGACCGCCTGGAGCACGATCGATAG
- the bamD gene encoding tetratricopeptide repeat protein — protein sequence MTRSQQTLASIHKTYLFLLVYGVVESGCSLVAMQRDVDVLQKKQAALEGGGQRQRQELESLRAEIRGINARLDNVLSSHADKAVEWHAGQVNLNRLSGKIEEQEHALSELRAQFAAARKEWNAQLDELQRKQDSIAQSRVSGPEAPPDRGAHMALIESSYRRKAARDLYPLGEEYIRRYPKDDQASKVVYWMGDSYLQESKPGAALGEFNRLLRQYPNSSYLGQALLGMGNAYLTLHDCVNARLAFSTCEKRFGKEQVAVEARNKIKTIDRAPGGLCEP from the coding sequence GTGACACGGAGCCAGCAAACGCTCGCATCTATTCACAAAACCTATCTTTTTCTTCTTGTTTATGGTGTGGTGGAGAGCGGTTGCAGTCTCGTCGCGATGCAGCGGGATGTAGATGTCCTTCAGAAGAAGCAAGCAGCTCTTGAAGGAGGGGGGCAGCGCCAGCGTCAGGAGTTGGAATCGCTGCGCGCTGAGATTCGTGGCATAAATGCCCGACTCGATAATGTGCTCAGCTCTCATGCGGACAAGGCTGTTGAATGGCATGCAGGTCAGGTCAATCTCAATCGGTTGTCCGGTAAGATAGAAGAGCAAGAACACGCCCTTTCAGAGCTCCGAGCGCAATTCGCTGCAGCTCGGAAGGAATGGAATGCGCAGCTTGATGAACTTCAAAGAAAGCAGGATTCAATTGCTCAGAGCAGGGTATCTGGTCCAGAGGCCCCACCAGATCGAGGGGCTCATATGGCGCTCATTGAGTCCTCTTACCGGAGAAAGGCTGCCCGCGATCTCTATCCACTTGGGGAGGAATACATCCGCCGTTATCCGAAAGACGATCAAGCGAGTAAGGTAGTTTATTGGATGGGAGATTCCTACCTGCAGGAGAGTAAGCCGGGGGCTGCGTTAGGAGAATTCAATCGTTTATTGCGTCAATACCCTAACTCTTCTTATCTCGGTCAGGCTCTTTTGGGGATGGGGAACGCTTATCTCACGCTGCATGATTGTGTAAATGCGCGCTTGGCCTTTAGCACATGTGAGAAGCGTTTTGGAAAAGAGCAGGTAGCTGTCGAAGCACGTAATAAGATCAAGACTATCGATCGTGCTCCAGGCGGTCTTTGCGAACCTTAG
- a CDS encoding OmpA family protein produces the protein MCPSISFFLLLRRWWEEMRLIFCVGRSLRGIGPMLLQVVRKTILSLGVGILMVACGRAKSPLCEKDEECQQSGRGAACVQGKCVECRTDSMCHQGNVCQEGVCKPPVSSSDAFCDDAHPCEVGYECGFDRQCHAKPPQPPTSNGDEQNEVQECDEEHLCPTGERCVNGHCIAPREDISGCETFFSVYFAFDSRELQPEGKAALQKLAQCLTSGSLQGSPVVLTGHCDPRGEPEYNMVLGADRAKSVHLFLLGLGVSPDKMRLSSRGKLDAKGIDEATWAQDRRVDIEVGQ, from the coding sequence ATGTGTCCATCGATTTCTTTTTTCCTCTTGTTGAGGCGGTGGTGGGAGGAGATGCGTTTGATTTTCTGCGTGGGTAGATCTCTTCGTGGGATAGGACCTATGCTACTTCAGGTTGTGCGAAAAACCATCTTGTCTCTCGGGGTAGGAATTTTAATGGTAGCATGTGGCCGTGCTAAATCACCCCTTTGTGAAAAAGACGAAGAATGTCAACAAAGTGGACGAGGGGCAGCCTGCGTGCAAGGAAAATGTGTCGAATGCAGAACCGATTCGATGTGCCATCAGGGGAATGTATGTCAGGAAGGGGTTTGTAAGCCTCCTGTATCTTCTTCGGATGCATTTTGCGATGATGCGCATCCATGTGAGGTGGGATATGAGTGCGGTTTTGATCGTCAGTGCCATGCAAAACCTCCTCAGCCCCCTACCTCTAATGGTGATGAGCAAAATGAGGTCCAGGAGTGTGATGAAGAGCACCTGTGCCCTACGGGTGAACGTTGTGTCAATGGCCATTGCATTGCACCTCGTGAAGACATATCTGGATGTGAGACCTTTTTCTCCGTTTATTTTGCTTTCGACTCAAGGGAATTGCAGCCGGAAGGGAAAGCCGCTCTGCAAAAATTAGCACAATGCCTCACTTCTGGTTCGCTGCAGGGGTCTCCTGTTGTACTTACGGGTCATTGTGATCCCCGTGGGGAGCCAGAATACAATATGGTTTTGGGGGCTGATCGAGCCAAGTCAGTTCATCTTTTTTTACTGGGGTTAGGTGTTTCTCCTGACAAGATGCGCTTATCGTCTCGAGGTAAACTTGATGCGAAAGGGATTGATGAGGCTACATGGGCTCAGGATCGCCGGGTCGATATTGAGGTTGGTCAGTGA